In Fibrobacter sp. UWR4, the genomic stretch ACTTTCAGAGGCTGTTCCCTTTGCCGATGCTTCAATGGCATTAAAAACGGATTCCAAAGTCTCGTTCAAGTTCTCGTTCTTATCGGCCTTTTCCAGAACATTACAGAACAGCTGGCTCGGCAGAATGAAGAAGCCCTTTTCCTTTACTAGGTCATCCTTGGCCTGTTTTGCCTCTTTATCAGAAAGTTTGGAGTAATCAAAGCCTTTTTCTTCGCCCTTGTTGATGTAGGAAGCCAAGTTTTCAGAGATGTAGCGGTAGAATAGCATACCGAGAACGTACTGCTTAAAATCCCAACCATCAATAGACCCACGAAGGTCATCAGCAATAGCCCAAATCGCACGGTGCAACTCAGCCCGTTCCAGTTCTTTCTTGTTATCTGCCATATAATTTGGATCCTTAGATTTTACCGATGAAAATATAATCTTTATCTGTTGGTTAATGTCAACCTCATTCCTTTTTTGGAGCAATCCAGCCCATTCTCTCCAAAACAAAATTGACCAGGACTTCTTTTGAATCTATTCCGTAGTCGATTTGATAACCATGGCACAAATCAAGAACGATCGACAACAGTTTTTCATCCCAGTTCATTGAAGAAAAATCTTTTTCGGTTACAACAGGAGCCGGGATATCAGCATTCAAGCATTTTTTCACCCTTGCATCACTCAGGATTTCGTTAAAATTCATCCACGGAGTTCCATCATCTTTTAGAGTACATAAACATTCCGCTTCTGCAATAAGAGTCAAACGAGAAAACATGGGACTTTTAACAAAGGTCCATACACAATAAATAGATTGCTTCTTCTTCAACTCAAAGAATTCGAAATATCCTTCTAAAATTCTTAAAATAGAGAGGCGCTCTTCCTTGGAAAAATCAAATTTTAAAAGCCATGCGTTGGCAATTTTAACGCTATTTTCAATAAAGCCAAACAATTTCTGTTTACCTTCTGCTCTAGCATTTTTCATTCCAACTTCAAGCAACAATGCAACCAATACATCTTGCCAGTCATGATCTTTTTCCATAACATACAAGATAACTTGCTTAGTATGTTCCCAGACAGAGCCATGAAAACGTTCCCCGTAGAAACAATTCGTCATATACAAATCAATAAAATCAAATAAAGTATTTTTTGTTTGTTCTATTCTTTC encodes the following:
- a CDS encoding right-handed parallel beta-helix repeat-containing protein; this encodes MDNLQKILDKSSSEDALLFCNQKFSLEELVIRDGQKPRLENCVFEVTNGVCIRGEGTNPVFVGCSFCSLEGSALFIYEKGAASFFESDFSCEMYSSTICIENSDFRIMFKGCQITGFPQALSVLNCQQILFDNCTFTGSVVDEYEYVIKIIESNVDFDCCDFRDVDAPPFYHIKSKGVFSNCLFREIKEIAHEGFLFRSTSTGCNDKQKIIELLGSKNPIERIEQTKNTLFDFIDLYMTNCFYGERFHGSVWEHTKQVILYVMEKDHDWQDVLVALLLEVGMKNARAEGKQKLFGFIENSVKIANAWLLKFDFSKEERLSILRILEGYFEFFELKKKQSIYCVWTFVKSPMFSRLTLIAEAECLCTLKDDGTPWMNFNEILSDARVKKCLNADIPAPVVTEKDFSSMNWDEKLLSIVLDLCHGYQIDYGIDSKEVLVNFVLERMGWIAPKKE